In Oncorhynchus kisutch isolate 150728-3 linkage group LG7, Okis_V2, whole genome shotgun sequence, one DNA window encodes the following:
- the LOC109897122 gene encoding proline-rich protein 36: MMSSFTREKLSLHLRRRMGVFVSRVKATELMANLPCLTPSDKEEIQAKKDFSGNYAAMQLLLDYVQKRMNWPEELMSALELLEHQDLADELRAEWNKHNQNNPYPPSPAATTTVRTHVHPIPSTSSEGLPCSLVLPGQPAPPEVAAPLEVAPPEASLPPEVAPEVLPPPVVAAQPEAPPSSVPKAPMAGSSSKHAPKAAVSPEIASEAAPSVAAPQAEPQAAPPSPVSVEEPTVISEPPASSQPGSIETVSLEDNLCHSDAPTQMALSETTPTLSGSHLIPVVSEITPTLPVSHLALSQTESTPTPAALATFQSPERRPVQDTSPHTVKVPTFHQEAVENSDPTQVTEDEQHTEPSQSQHFSPAAAPAHTSMNKDDVNFSKPEVLRSEVMDSQPYSGDSTRLQRSVSDLVLATADVNSPVVIPDPVTTSTPLPCQENGVPEEIIEPLSHNEPQEDTYESPCLSSLGDQEVLLNVVHVSEDASIQNNDGQTPSMLGFVVHVSEEPSIWNQDGQTQSMLGNNDVGVSGTPLPVQNHKCQSQITPLSGSNALDLSSGPNQHGQSPGLIMTQDASPSTKHPDAPPPAPTGLIVNGSSSAENRHPLEPMGAEVMMEARAVPELKQAGAIGERYYLLGAAIVAVSLFMAWRMRN; this comes from the exons ATGATGTCGTCGTTCACCCGTGAAAAACTGTCTTTGCACCTGCGGCGCAGAATGGGGGTGTTTGTGAGCAGAGTGAAAGCCACAGAGCTCATGGCCAATCTCCCTTGCCTTACACCTTCTGACAAG GAGGAGATCCAGGCCAAGAAGGACTTTTCTGGTAACTATGCAGCCATGCAACTCCTGCTGGACTATGTACAGAAGAGAATGAACTGGCCAGAAGAGTTGATGTCAGCCCTGGAGCTGTTGGAGCATCAGGATCTGGCTGATGAACTGAGGGCAGAGTGGAACAAGCACAACCAGAACA ATCCCTACCCTCCTTCACCTGCTGCTACCACCACAGTCAGGACCCATGTTCATCCAATTCCTTCTACCAGCTCTGAGGGGTTGCCATGTTCTCTGGTCCTCCCAGGTCAGCCAGCCCCACCGGAGGTAGCTGCCCCACTGGAGGTAGCCCCACCTGAGGCTTCACTCCCTCCTGAAGTAGCCCCAGAGGTTTTGCCACCTCCTGTAGTGGCTGCCCAGCCAGAAGCCCCCCCAAGCTCAGTTCCCAAGGCTCCCATGGCTGGCTCCTCTTCAAAACATGCTCCCAAAGCAGCAGTGAGCCCTGAAATAGCCTCAGAGGCAGCACCTTCTGTTGCTGCCCCTCAGGCAGAGCCCCAGGCAGCCCCTCCATCTCCTGTCTCAGTGGAGGAGCCCACAGTGATCTCTGAACCTCCAGCCTCATCCCAGCCTGGTTCTATTGAAACCGTCAGTCTGGAGGACAACTTGTGTCATAGTGATGCTCCAACACAGATGGCCCTGTCTGaaaccactcctaccttgtctgGTTCACACCTAATCCCAGTTGTATCTGAAATCACTCCCACGTTGCCTGTTTCACACCTAGCCCTGTCCCAAACTGaatccacccccacccctgctgCCTTGGCCACATTCCAGTCCCCTGAGAGACGGCCAGTTCAGGACACCTCGCCACACACAGTCAAAGTGCCTACCTTCCACCAGGAGGCTGTGGAGAACTCTGATCCAACCCAG GTGACTGAAGATGAGCAACACACTGAGCCGTCTCAGAGCCAACACTTCTCCCCGGCCGCGGCCCCAGCGCATACCTCCATGAATAAGGATGACGTGAACTTTAGCAAGCCTGAAGTCCTCCGTAGTGAGGTCATGGACAGCCAGCCATACTCAGGAGACTCAACGCGTCTACAGAGGTCTGTGTCAGACCTTGTACTTGCTACAGCTGATGTGAACAGTCCTGTTGTCATCCCCGACCCCGTCACTACTTCCACCCCTCTGCCATGTCAGGAGAATGGAGTTCCTGAGGAAATAATcgaacccctgtcccataacgaGCCCCAAGAGGACACCTACGAGTCCCCCTGCCTGAGCTCCCTGGGGGACCAGGAGGTGCTGCTCAATGTTGTTCACGTGTCTGAGGACGCGTCCATCCAGAACAACGACGGCCAGACACCGAGCATGCTGGGTTTTGTAGTCCACGTGTCCGAGGAGCCATCTATCTGGAATCAAGATGGCCAAACACAGAGCATGCTGGGTAATAATGATGTGGGTGTGTCTGGAACCCCCCTACCAGTTCAGAACCACAAATGCCAATCTCAGATCACACCTCTCTCTGGATCTaatgcccttgacctgtcgtctgGTCCAAACCAGCACGGCCAATCTCCGGGTCTGATTATGACCCAAGACGCCAGCCCCTCAACCAAACATCCTGAtgctcctcctccagctcctaCTGGCCTCATCGTCAACGGCTCTTCCTCGGCTGAGAACCGTCATCCACTGGAGCCTATGGGGGCAGAGGTCATGATGGAGGCTAGAGCTGTTCCTGAACTGAAGCAGGCGGGAGCGATAGGAGAGAGATACTATCTTCTGGGGGCTGCTATAGTGGCCGTCTCGCTGTTCATGGCCTGGAGGATGAGGAATTAA